DNA sequence from the Cyanobium sp. WAJ14-Wanaka genome:
TCGCTGAGGGCGGAAAGACGCATGGCGCCCACCATGTAGCCAGCGAACACGGCGAAGGTGCCGCCGTAGGGGATCAGGCCGCTGCCGTGATAGGCGATGCCATTCATGATCGCCGCCATGGCGTGCTCGCGCACCCCGAAGTGCAGGTAGCGATTGGCCTCGGATCCCTTCTGGAAGCCCTTCTCCCCCTTGATGTCGGTCAGGTTGGAGTGGGTGAGGTCGGCGGAACCGCCGATCAATTCCGGCAGGCCAGGACCAAAGGCGTTCAGGCAGTTGTAGGAGTGCTGGCGGGTGGCCAGTCCCTTGTCATCGGCGCCATAGCTGGGCAGGCTGGCGTCCCAGTTGGCGGGCAGTTCGCCCCGCAGCTGGCGCTCGAATTCAGCGGCTTCCGCGGAATATTGGCTGCGGTAATCAGCCAGGGTTTGGTTCCACTCGGATTCAAGGGCTGCGCCGCGGTTAATCGCCTGACGCCAGTGGTCGTAGGCCTCCTGGGGTACTTCAAAGTCGCCGTAGTTCCAGTCAAGGGCCTTACGGGTTAGGGCTGCTTCCTCAGCACCGAGGGCGGCGCCGTGGACGCCGGCGGTGTTGGCTTTGTTGGGGGAGCCGTAGCCGATCGTGGTGGTCACCTTGATCATCGAGGGCCGATCGGTGACGGCCTTGGCTTCCTCGATGGCTTTGGCAATGGCGGCCACATCGGTGTTGCCATCCTTCACGTGGATGGTGTGCCAGCCGTAGGCGTCGTAGCGCTTGAGCACATCCTCTGTGAAGGAAACGTTGGTGTTTCCGTCGATGGTGATGTGGTTGTCGTCGTAGAGGGCGATCAGCTTGCCCAGGCCCAGGTGGCCGGCCAGGGAGGCGGCCTCACTGGAAACACCCTCCTGATGACAGCCGTCACCCATGATCACGAAGGTGTGGTGATCGACGAGCTTGAGGCCAGGCTTGTTGAATTTTGCGGCCAGGTGGGCCTCCGCCAGGGCCAGGCCCACGGCGTTGGAGATGCCCTGGCCGAGGGGGCCTGTGGTTACTTCGACGCCCGCGGTTTCAAATGTTTCCGGGTGGCCTGGGGTGGCCGATCCCCACTGGCGGAACTGCTTGATGTCCTCGATCGAGACGGAGTCATAGCCGCTCAGGTGCAGCAGGGCGTAGAGCAACATGCAGCCGTGGCCGGCCGAGAGCACGAAGCGGTCGCGGTTGAACCACTTGGGGTTCTTGGGGTTGTGCTGAAGAACCTTGTCCCAGAGGGCAAATGCCATGGGTGCGCAACCCATGGGCAGCCCCGGGTGCCCCGAATTCGACTTGTTGACGGCGTCGATCGCCAGAAAGCGAATGCTGTTGACGCAGAGCGACTCAACAGAGGTGGATGGGGCAGCAACCATGGGACGACGGGGTTAGGGGGAAGGAGTGGCTTGGCTTACGCCATGCGGCGGAAGGCCAGGCAGACGTTGTGGCCACCAAAACCAAAGGAATTGGAGAGCACCACGTTTAGTTTGTGTTCCCGGGCCTGGTTGGGAACGACATCCAGATCACAGTTGGGATCGGGATTTTGGTAATTGATGGTAGGCGGCACAAGGCCGTGCTCCATCGCCAGAACGGCAGCAACCGCCTCAATGCCGCCACTGCCACCGAGAAGGTGGCCGGTCATTGACTTGGTGGAACTCACCGGGATTTGGTAAGCCCGCTCGCCCAGGGCGCTTTTGATCGCCGAGCTCTCGTTGCTGTCGTTGGCCTGGGTGCTGGTGCCATGGGCGTTGACGTAGTCGACGTCCTTGGCTTCCAAGCCAGCGTCCTGGATGGCCAGGCGCATTGCTTCAGCCCCACCCACGCCGCCGGGGGAGGGGGAGGTGATGTGGTGGGCATCGCAGGTCATGCCATAACCCACCACCTCAGCAAGCACCTGGGCGCCTCGGGCCTGGGCGTGCTCCAGACTTTCGAGCACCACAATTCCAGCGCCCTCACCGATCACAAAGCCATTGCGCTCCGCATCGAAGGGGCGGCTGGCCGTGGCGGGGTCGTCGTTGCGGAAGGAAAGGGCCTTGGCACTGGCAAACCCAGCCACGCCCAAGGGCGTGATCGCCGATTCGGCGCCCCCGCAGACCATTACATCGGCGTAACCCATCTGGATCAGCCGGAAGGCGTCGCCGATGGCGTTGGAGCCGGCGGCGCAGGCGGTGGCCACGGCGCTGCTGGGACCCTTGGCCCCCAGGGCAATGGCGGCCAGGCCCGTGGCCATGTTGGGGATCATCATCGGCACGCAGAACGGGCTGACCCGATCGGGCCCCCGTTCGCTCATCACCTGGGCCTGGGTTTCCATCATCAACAGCCCACCCACGCCCGAGCCGATGGCCGTACCTACCCGGTGCTGGTTGCTCTCATCAATGGTGAGGCCCGCGTGGGCAATGGCCTGCTTGGCCGCCACCACCCCGAACTGGCAGAAGCGATCCCAGCGCTTTGCTTCCTTGGGTTCAAGCCAACCCGAGGGATCAAAACCCTTCACTTCGGCGGCGAAGCGACAGGCGTGCCGGGAGGCGTCGAACAGGGTGATCGCTGCCACGCCATTGCGGCCCGTGCTCAACCCTTCCCAGTAGCTGGAAACGTCGTTGCCAATTGGTGTGACCGCGCCCAGGCCAGTGACGACGACGCGGTGGAGACCCTGCACCATGGAGCGGCTCAGGCCTGCTTTTCCTGGATGAACTTGACGGCGTCACCAACGGTGGTGATGCCTTCAGCAGCTTCG
Encoded proteins:
- the tkt gene encoding transketolase, producing MVAAPSTSVESLCVNSIRFLAIDAVNKSNSGHPGLPMGCAPMAFALWDKVLQHNPKNPKWFNRDRFVLSAGHGCMLLYALLHLSGYDSVSIEDIKQFRQWGSATPGHPETFETAGVEVTTGPLGQGISNAVGLALAEAHLAAKFNKPGLKLVDHHTFVIMGDGCHQEGVSSEAASLAGHLGLGKLIALYDDNHITIDGNTNVSFTEDVLKRYDAYGWHTIHVKDGNTDVAAIAKAIEEAKAVTDRPSMIKVTTTIGYGSPNKANTAGVHGAALGAEEAALTRKALDWNYGDFEVPQEAYDHWRQAINRGAALESEWNQTLADYRSQYSAEAAEFERQLRGELPANWDASLPSYGADDKGLATRQHSYNCLNAFGPGLPELIGGSADLTHSNLTDIKGEKGFQKGSEANRYLHFGVREHAMAAIMNGIAYHGSGLIPYGGTFAVFAGYMVGAMRLSALSELGVIYVLTHDSIGLGEDGPTHQPIETLASLRAIPNMLVIRPGDGNETSGAYQVAITNRKRPTVMFLSRQAMANQANSKAAHVAKGGYILEDSNGSPDLILIGSGTELELCTKAATQLRAEGKNVRVVSMPCVELFEEQDAAYRESVLPAACRKRLVVEASSSFGWHKYTGFDGDTVSIDRFGASAPGPLVLEKFGFTVENVVAKAKALG
- the fabF gene encoding beta-ketoacyl-ACP synthase II — its product is MVQGLHRVVVTGLGAVTPIGNDVSSYWEGLSTGRNGVAAITLFDASRHACRFAAEVKGFDPSGWLEPKEAKRWDRFCQFGVVAAKQAIAHAGLTIDESNQHRVGTAIGSGVGGLLMMETQAQVMSERGPDRVSPFCVPMMIPNMATGLAAIALGAKGPSSAVATACAAGSNAIGDAFRLIQMGYADVMVCGGAESAITPLGVAGFASAKALSFRNDDPATASRPFDAERNGFVIGEGAGIVVLESLEHAQARGAQVLAEVVGYGMTCDAHHITSPSPGGVGGAEAMRLAIQDAGLEAKDVDYVNAHGTSTQANDSNESSAIKSALGERAYQIPVSSTKSMTGHLLGGSGGIEAVAAVLAMEHGLVPPTINYQNPDPNCDLDVVPNQAREHKLNVVLSNSFGFGGHNVCLAFRRMA